The proteins below come from a single Takifugu flavidus isolate HTHZ2018 chromosome 6, ASM371156v2, whole genome shotgun sequence genomic window:
- the LOC130526723 gene encoding ankyrin-2-like isoform X13, translated as MSRSSEESHSRGGGSDSDLKMASSCNSSPEGGPLPPLHQSRIRQSDSNTSFLRAARAGNIDKVLDFLKNGIDISTCNQNGLNALHLAAKEGHKDLVEELLDRGAPVDSSTKKGNSALHIASLAGQQDVVRLLVKRGANINSQSQNGFTPLYMAAQENHLEVVRYLLENDGNQSIATEDGFTPLAIALQQGHNSVVSLLLEHDTKGKVRLPALHIAARKDDTKSAALLLQNDHNADVQSKMMVNRTTESGFTPLHIAAHYGNVNVSTLLLNRGAAVDFTARNGITPLHVASKRGNTNMVALLLDRGAQIDAKTRDGLTPLHCAARSGHDQAVEILLDRGAPILARTKNGLSPLHMSAQGDHIECVKLLLQHKAPVDDVTLDYLTALHVAAHCGHYRVTKLLLDKKANPNVRALNGFTPLHIACKKNRVKVMELLVKYGASIQAITESGLTPIHVAAFMGHLSIVLLLLQNGASPDIRNIRGETALHMAARAGQMEVVRCLLRNGALVDAMAREDQTPLHIASRLGKTDIVQLLLQHMAHPDAATTNGYTPLHISAREGQLETAAVLLEAGASHSLPTKKGFTPLHVAAKYGNLDVAKLLLQRKALPNDAGKNGLTPLHVAAHYDNQEVALLLLDNGASPHSTAKNGYTPLHIAAKKNQTKIASSLLEYGAETNILTKQGVSPLHLAAQEGHAEMASLLLDKGAHVNAATKSGLTPLHLTAQEDKVSAAEVLAKYDANLDQQTKLGYTPLIVACHYGNAKMVNFLLQQGASINAKTKNGYTPLHQAAQQGNTHVINVLLQHGAKPNATTMSGNTALSIARRLGYISVVDTLKVVTEEVITTTTTITEKHKLNVPETMTEVLDVSDEEGEDTMTGDGGEYLRAEDLRELGDDSLPGHYLDFSYMNNMNMDRSQHTPLHQSFHQREGFFIEDMLTSHQVSVLSKEHEKDSFRLSWGAEHLDNVVLSSSLLHSGRSTPCLDHDNSSFLVSFMVDARGGAMRGCRHNGLRIIVPPRKCSAPTRVTCRLVKRHRLASMPPMVEGEGLAGRIIEVGPTGAQFLGKLHLPTAPPPLNEGESLVSRILQLGPPGTKFLGPVIVEIPHFAALRGTERELVILRSETGESWREHHCDFTEEELNQILNGMDEKLDSPEELEKKRICRIITRDFPQYFAVVSRIKQDSHLIGPEGGVLSSTLVPQVQAVFPEGALTKKIRVGLQAQPIDGDVVKKILGNKAALSAIVTLEPRRRKFHKPITMTIPIPKSSNTEGPTSEFSGETPTLRLLCSITGGTTPAQWEDITGSTPLTFVNQCVSFTTNVSARFWLIDCRQVQESVSFASQLYREVICVPYMAKFVIFAKTLDPIEARLRCFCMTDDKMDKTLEQQENFTEVARSRDVEVLEGKPIFVDCFGNLVPLTKSGQHHVFSFFAFKENRLALFIKIRDTTQEPCGRLSFTKEARTYRSLTHNAICNLNITLPAYSKESDSDQDADDESEKSEKKYDESESTETFSLRTNQVLDPATLASPDLLSDMSDVKMSIVLCAEQTEQTPYEERDEAVGSFGIYDQFIDELEREKIHKSLNRKQDLPPGVREQTKIVEIQHASITEPQLQEIYTGKKTFSTSAPEVKDMTGMISHLSVNMDQYLEQRAVVMHGSQEDLVQDTFEQVIVKHDGKRHPPDIKKPIRKKLRDRQRSGCSSSEGELERVSSQESLDGDVVLNENAPATTTIVDPPASPRVVETPLGSIKDRVRALQDKVEEEAEQKGTPAKSSIATKRTEAVMPELPKVPLSPKSPRSQTERLEETMSVKDLLKAFQTGQDPSKNKTGLFEHKPLASALISESGNGDTELEENPQTQTHDVTDFQQQLDDLTFGQTNTVEIPVDQKEAVEESLLSPDRNIIKVFGHESAGSQEEAPEISQKETLSVRERAKTFQHVPDPKPELLDPKPVVGIQMTEQSSLEEPKSQPQYPDILIRDVKAEKPDGDRMPSLSREHSEDSHSAPVEKTVRFTDIVISDDGSVMTKETLSVKELMKAFQSDQDPLKSKSKPLEHTVSKETLETSYINQFHNESIQSKEPELQGEKLSRMELEEPSLSVGQGLPEDMHISPDRRPSEDFSADIKAELEESPEYQLFKQGENLTETKKEYKIVIQEITEAKLQEIHVKRKTPTQESSGLKDMSGMLSLLTSDLDKCTQALPVISSTPEEEIIHETFQQIVIKKSKDKEMTGNTTDKNTSETVSSTFLETDQSPREEDSKRWRGGEVEYEELSMKEDVREETTSFQPTTKVKDASGMISLLTADLENGIDRPLSIRFPEEDVIQGPQALDEEQRTACESTQAQVNLDVNNIIGEEATEETDLAEVLLKSESETEFQKVCINQKTQCQVATTEKNMSGMLLLLSSDLDEYLNETPVRKRSPLKDSFVHEVCKEDTKASILEDRMAGEENKQIQRELSAGPVSETAFQEEHSKRKPQQLQSVITRDISGMLSLLTSDLDEYFKEHLLAAPNNQEQVVSETYKEVILTKEPPVKETLPPEQHEMSLEDIDLDPERRVLDSEIQAPSIETMHLKGFSSEEGCVETTIHVEKSYLTVGDHKNNDKDDQGFAHSVQTHRYLQQLSSSGKPQRPARLESLNFVVPDDPAKEPCHPDSLEASPQVEDRSSRTTPDSIEPGPGRESPCPDSLESSPTQTKKTDLQMPARAALYEDYASQLEACFAYNKDIYKDESEEEQENNVIQIESEIKQDMHLESSKEGNVDVIFSDPKICSSESLHILTRQDSEDRDDDEENDIIDKQLTPEEKMVKTFEEMELEGKEKSSNTTPLEMDLSHHDDANVNLMSQTEEIPTKLKTAQSVNESLCLSGADRVEHDFKTEEAAALSDFVSTSEHESLILASKEKDQAFNMETGATGERNLKEERKTLLLSPDEKSPDAFHFQEGKLFEMTRGGAIDMTRRSFEGDECAFFHIGELPVEKEMSAHTGEDQQRSAVKDSNLPPPSTAEDDKIVTLFVKPSESSPINLGSSTEVQLGSPSCESFGLEYFQSTVADLQSDPSITVHLIDSMQRQHSSDSSDNEKEQEDEEDQCSVIESSSSAQQSNIQPEFQESPKIITADATERATMKELQEYELEGKVEEKSTVDRRSRSEADSDTGKTSITESRTYSDGSEPTDKSEFLASKLSITMPQNPPTQRDDIQISKNTDASIRSPLETGDISRSNRKSPDSVVFTYDILPPRSSDSDYNPLLVVKPSSETEDVFKSQPLQDDMVKTHSQMIIDDQTTEFPSVDWEDDADRKEETLAIIADLLGFSWTELAKELEFSENEIQSVRTSNPNSLQEQSHALLQRWVEREGKHATEDCLIKTLTKINRMDIVHLIETQMNKSVQEQTSRTYAEIEKTLDHSEVSVALSSVQEDVESPRVVRLVESDRRPPPAVSEEDLSVASLLDIPSWAEPAGHSHSGSVHGDLLDELEIPHELNPNQWTPEDVVSRELTAFNISDDRADDLADLPTQSVTEEKYRDENGHIVVKKITRKIIRKCVSADGMESEEVSFGGDAQVSVTAQEGDGHSKVVKRTVLKSEGGHTEVTFTESKGFASSRQEAADELKISRVERSVVVEGKRAVTHPGDQSSTSDLPSDCDNFKQALVHIGGCSRIERPRVVGRGTVKEAGTVVRRAHVHKGSTLRGAVVKGAGQRKRASIEHTDKSRKRPKGDLQQHLQQFFHHYCQEEKESNDEEAKE; from the exons TCTGACAGTAACACCAGCTTTCTGCGTGCCGCCAGAGCCGGAAACATCGACAAAGTCCTGGACTTCCTGAAGAATGGAATAGACATCAGTACCTGTAACCAG AATGGGCTGAATGCTCTGCACTTGGCTGCTAAAGAGGGACACAAGGACTTAGTGGAGGAACTGTTGGACAGAGGTGCACCTGTTGACTCGTCCACTAAG AAAGGCAACTCTGCCCTCCACATCGCCTCCttggcaggacagcaggatgtggtcaggctgctggtgaagagaggagcaaatATTAACTCTCAGTCTCAG AATGGCTTTACTCCGCTCTACATGGCTGCTCAGGAAAATCACTTGGAGGTGGTGCGATACCTGTTGGAGAACGATGGCAACCAAAGCATTGCAACAGAG GATGGTTTCACCCCACTGGCCATCGCCCTTCAGCAGGGCCACAACTCTGTGGTgtccctgctgctggagcatgACACTAAAGGCAAGGTCCGCCTTCCGGCCCTGCACATCGCGGCTCGCAAAGACGATACCAAATCTGCAGCACTGTTGCTCCAGAACGACCACAACGCTGACGTCCAGTCCAAG ATGATGGTCAATAGAACCACAGAG AGTGGGTTCACCCCTCTGCACATCGCCGCTCACTATGGTAACGTGAATGTCTCCACCCTGTTGCTGAacagaggagcagctgtggaCTTCACAGCCAGG AATGGGATCACACCTCTTCACGTTGCCTCAAAGAGAGGCAACACCAACATGGTGGCCCTGCTGCTAGACAGAGGTGCTCAGATAGATGCCAAAACCAGG GATGGACTGACCCCTTTGCATTGTGCAGCCAGGAGCGGACATGACCAGGCTGTGGAAATTCTATTGGACAGAGGAGCTCCTATTTTAGCTAGAACCAAA AATGGACTGTCCCCGCTGCACATGTCAGCCCAGGGAGACCACATAGAATGtgtgaaactgctgctgcagcataaGGCGCCTGTTGATGATGTCACGCTGGACTACCTCACAGCGCTGCACGTTGCTGCTCACTGTGGCCACTACAGAGTCACCAAGCTTCTGTTAGACAAGAAGGCGAATCCCAACGTTAGAGCACTG AATGGGTTCACTCCTCTCCACATTGCTTGTAAGAAGAACAGGGTGAAAGTGATGGAACTGCTGGTCAAGTATGGCGCGTCCATTCAAGCCATTACTGAG TCTGGGCTGACACCCATCCATGTAGCCGCGTTCATGGGCCACCTCAGCATTGttttgctgctcctccagaatGGAGCGTCTCCAGACATCCGTAACATT CGTGGCGAGACAGCTCTCCACATGGCAGCACGCGCCGGTCAGATGGAAGTGGTTCGCTGTTTGCTAAGGAATGGAGCATTAGTGGATGCCATGGCAAGA GAGGACCAGACACCCCTTCATATCGCCTCTCGTTTGGGGAAAACAGATATTGTCCAGTTACTGCTGCAGCACATGGCTCACCCAGACGCTGCCACCACCAATGGTTACACCCCCCTCCACATTTCCGCCAGGGAGGGTCAGCTAGaaacagctgctgtgctgctggaggctggagcctcGCATTCCCTTCCCACAAAG AAAGGGTTTACTCCTCTGCATGTAGCAGCTAAATATGGAAACCTTGATGTAGCAAAACTTCTACTGCAACGCAAAGCTCTGCCCAATGATGCTGGCAAG AATGGCTTAACTCCCCTACATGTAGCAGCTCATTACGACAACCAGGaagttgctctgctgctgctggataaTGGAGCCTCACCTCATTCTACTGCAAAG AATGGCTACACGCCTCTTCACATTGCAGCCAAAAAGAACCAGACGAAAATTGCCTCATCCCTGCTGGAGTATGGAGCAGAGACCAACATCCTGACCAAGCAGGGTGTCAGCCCTCTACACCTGGCAGCCCAGGAAGGACACGCTGAGATGGCcagtctgctgctggacaaAGGAGCTCATGTCAATGCAGCCACTAAG AGCGGACTGACTCCTCTGCATCTCACAGCCCAAGAAGACAAAGTCAGTGCAGCAGAAGTCCTGGCTAAATATGATGCCAACTTAGATCAGCAAACTAAG CTTGGATACACCCCTTTGATAGTGGCCTGTCACTATGGAAATGCCAAGATGGTGAACTTCCTACTACAGCAAGGTGCCAGCATCAATGCCAAGACAAAG AATGGATACACACCCCTTCACCAGGCAGCACAACAAGGGAATACACACGTTATCAATGTGTTGCTGCAACATGGCGCCAAGCCCAATGCAACCACAATG AGCGGAAACACCGCCCTGTCCATCGCCAGGCGTCTGGGATATATCTCTGTGGTGGACACGCTGAAGGTTGTCACCGAGGAGGTCATCACGACCACAACG ACaatcacagagaaacacaaactcAATGTCCCTGAGACGATGACCGAAGTCCTTGATGTATCTGATGAAGAAG GTGAGGACACCAtgacaggtgatggaggagagtATCTCAGAGCAGAGGATCTCAGAGAGCTGGGAGATGATTCCCTGCCTGGACACTACTTGGATTTCAGTTACATGAACAACATGAACATGGACAG GTCACAACACACTCCTCTTCATCAAAGCTTCCATCAGAGGGAGGGATTCTTCATCGAAGACATGCTCACAAGCCACCAG GTGTCGGTTCTTTCTAAAGAGCACGAAAAGGACTCCTTCCGTTTGAGTTGGGGCGCAGAGCATCTTGATAATGTTGTGTTGTCTTCCAGTCTGCTACACTCTGG CCGTTCCACTCCGTGCCTagaccatgacaacagcag CTTCCTGGTCAGTTTCATGGTCGATGCGAGGGGGGGAGCCATGCGTGGTTGCCGTCACAATGGTCTGCGAATCATCGTACCACCAAGAAAGTGCTCTGCACCTACGCGCGTAACGTGCAGGTTGGTGAAGAGACACCGCCTGGCTTCTATGCCTCCTATGGTGGAGGGTGAGGGTCTGGCCGGACGCATCATTGAAGTGGGTCCTACTGGAGCCCAGTTCCTGGG TAAACTCCACCTTCCcacagctccgccccctctaAATGAGGGGGAGAGTCTGGTCAGTCGTATCCTGCAGTTGGGCCCGCCAGGAACCAAGTTCCTCGG ACCCGTGATTGTGGAGATACCACATTTTGCAGCTCTgcgggggacagagagagagttggTGATATTGAGGAGTGAGACAGGGGAGAGCTGGAGGGAACACCACTGTGACTTCACTGAAGAGGAACTGAACCAGATACTTAATGGAATGGATGAAA AACTGGACTCTCCCgaggagctggaaaagaagAGAATATGTCGAATCATAACCCGAGACTTCCCACAATATTTTGCGGTGGTGTCACGAATAAAGCAAGACAGTCATTTGATTGGGCCAGAGGGCGGGGTCCTCAGTAGCACTCTTGTGCCGCAGGTTCAGGCAGTGTTTCCTGAAGGCGCCCTCACTAAGAAGATCAGAGTCGGATTACAG GCTCAGCCAATTGATGGAGATGTGGTGAAAAAGATTCTTGGCAACAAGGCGGCTCTCAGCGCCATCGTTACGTTGGAGCCAAGACGGAGAAAGTTCCACAAACCAATCACCATGACAATCCCTATTCCAAAAAGTTCCAACACCGAAGGACCCACATCTGAGTTCAGCGGGGAGACACCCACCTTACGTTTGCTTTGTAGTATTACAG GAGGAACCACTCCGGCCCAGTGGGAGGATATCACCGGCTCCACACCGCTCACATTTGTCAACCAATGTGTGTCCTTCACCACAAATGTATCAGCAAG ATTCTGGCTAATTGACTGCAGGCAGGTTCAGGAGTCGGTCAGCTTTGCTTCTCAGCTGTACAGAGAGGTTATCTGTGTTCCGTATATGGCCAAGTTTGTCATTTTTGCAAAGACTCTGGATCCCATAGAAGCCCGACTACGCTGTTTTTGCATGACTGATGACAAGATGGACAAGACTCTGGAGCAGCAAGAGAACTTTACAGAAGTTGCACGCAGCCGAGATGTTGAG GTCCTAGAAGGAAAACCTATATTTGTTGACTGCTTTGGAAACTTGGTGCCCCTTACCAAGAGTGGACAGCATCATGTCTTCAGCTTCTTTGCTTTCAAAGAGAACAGACTGGCCCTCTTCATCAAA ATTCGAGACACCACACAGGAGCCGTGTGGTCGACTGTCCTTCACGAAGGAAGCGCGCACATACCGTAGTCTTACCCACAATGCAATCTGCAACCTCAACATCACCCTTCCAGCATACTCAAAG GAGTCAGATTCAGATCAAGATGCAGACGATGAG AGTGAAAAGAGCGAAAAGAAAT ATGATGAGTCTGAATCAACTGAGACATTCTCCTTGAGAACCAACCAAGTTCTTGACCCCGCCACCCTTGCCAGCCCGGATCTTCTCTCCGATATGTCGGATGTCAAAATGTCTATTGTTCTGTGTGCAGAACAAACGGAGCAAACACCATATGAGGAGAGAGATGAGGCTGTAGGGTCTTTTGGCATCTATGATCAATTTATTGACGAGTTAGAACGTGAGAAGATTCACAAAAGcttaaacaggaaacaggaccTGCCACCAGGTGTTAGAGAACAGACTAAAATTGTTGAAATTCAGCATGCATCCATCACAGAACCACAGTTACAGGAAATTTATACTGGGAAAAAGACTTTCAGTACATCTGCCCCAGAGGTCAAAGACATGACAGGTATGATCTCACACCTTAGTGTGAACATGGATCAGTACTTGGAACAGAGAGCTGTTGTAATGCATGGCTCTCAAGAAGACCTTGTCCAGGATACATTTGAACAGGTTATTGtaaagcatgatgggaaaaggCATCCTCCAGATATCAAGAAACCAATTAGGAAGAAACTCAGAGACAGACAACGTTCTGGATGTAGCAGCTCTGAGGGTGAGTTAGAAAGGGTGAGTTCTCAGGAGTCTTTAGATGGAGATGTTGTTCTTAATGAAAATGCCCCTGCAACCACTACTATTGTGGATCCCCCTGCATCTCCCCGAGTGGTGGAGACACCTCTAGGATCTATAAAAGACAGAGTTCGAGCTTTACAGGACAAAGTTGAAGAGGAGGCGGAACAAAAAGGCACTCCTGCAAAATCTTCCATCGCTACAAAGAGGACAGAGGCAGTCATGCCGGAACTCCCAAAAGTTCCCTTGTCTCCCAAATCCCCTAGATCTCAGACTGAAAGGTTAGAGGAGACTATGTCTGTGAAAGATCTGTTAAAAGCATTCCAGACTGGACAGGatccttcaaaaaacaaaactgggcTTTTTGAGCACAAACCTCTGGCTTCAGCATTGATATCCGAATCAGGCAATGGTGACACTGAACTGGAGGAAAACCCACAAACTCAGACTCATGATGTCACAgattttcagcagcagcttgatGATCTGACATTTGGCCAAACAAATACAGTAGAAATACCAGTTGACCAAAAGGAAGCAGTGGAAGAGTCACTTTTAAGTCCAGACAGAAACATTATAAAAGTGTTTGGGCATGAATCTGCTGGTTCACAGGAGGAGGCACCAGAAATATCACAGAAGGAAACGCTGTCAGTAAGAGAACGGGCAAAAACATTCCAGCATGTACCAGACCCTAAACCTGAGCTTCTTGATCCCAAACCAGTGGTTGGCATTCAGATGACTGAGCAGAGTTCATTAGAGGAGCCCAAATCACAACCTCAATATCCAGACATCTTAATTAGAGATGTTAAAGCTGAAAAACCAGATGGAGATCGAATGCCAAGCTTATCTAGAGAACACTCTGAGGACTCACACAGTGCCCCTGTGGAAAAGACAGTTAGATTTACAGATATTGTTATTTCTGATGATGGAAGTGTCATGACAAAGGAGACTCTATCTGTCAAGGAACTGATGAAAGCATTCCAGTCAGACCAAGATCCACTGAAGAGTAAATCGAAGCCTTTAGAACACACAGTATCCAAAGAGACGCTGGAAACATCATATATAAATCAATTTCACAATGAAAGTATTCAAAGTAAGGAGCCAGAATTGCAAGGCGAGAAGCTAAGTAGGATGGAGTTAGAGGAACCTAGCCTAAGCGTGGGTCAGGGTTTACCTGAAGACATGCATATCAGCCCTGATCGTAGACCTTCTGAAGACTTCAGTGCCGACATAAAGGCTGAGCTGGAAGAAAGTCCCGAGTACCAGCTTTTCAAACAGGGAGAAAACCttacagaaacaaagaaagaataTAAAATTGTAATACAAGAAATCACTGAGGCAAAACTTCAGGAAATACATGTTAAAAGGAAAACACCAACTCAAGAATCATCTGGGCTAAAAGACATGTCTGGAATGTTGTCCTTGTTGACCTCTGATTTGGATAAGTGTACTCAAGCCTTACCTGTAATCAGCTCCACACCAGAAGAGGAGATTATTCATGAAACTTTTCAACAAATTGTTATAAAAAAGAGCAAGGATAAAGAAATGACCGGCAACACTACTGATAAAAATACAAGTGAAACTGTTAGCAGCACATTCCTAGAAACAGATCAATCACCAAGAGAGGAAGACTCAAAAAGATGGAGAGGTGGAGAAGTGGAGTATGAAGAGCTCTCAATGAAAGAAGATGTAAGAGAGGAAACAACTTCATTTCAGCCGACTACCAAAGTGAAGGATGCCTCTGGCATGATATCCCTCCTGACAGCTGACTTGGAAAATGGCATAGACAGACCACTGAGTATCAGGTTCCCTGAGGAAGATGTCATCCAAGGACCCCAAGCTTTAGATGAGGAACAAAGGACAGCATGTGAAAGTACACAAGCCCAAGTTAATTTAGATGTGAACAATATAATAGGTGAAGAAGCCACTGAAGAGACAGATCTGGCAGAAGTCCTGCTGAAATCGGAATCAGAAACAGAATTCCAGAAAGTCTGCATTAACCAAAAGACACAATGTCAAGTAGCAACTACTGAGAAAAACATGTCAGGCATGTTGTTGCTTCTCAGTAGTGACTTAGATGAATATCTAAATGAAACTCCAGTAAGAAAACGGTCTCCACTCAAAGACAGTTTTGTCCATGAGGTGTGCAAAGAGGACACAAAGGCAAGTATTTTAGAAGACAGGATGGCTGGTGAAGAGAATAAACAGATCCAAAGAGAACTTTCAGCAGGCCCTGTCTCAGAAACAGCCTTTCAGGAAGAACACTCTAAAAGAAAGCCACAGCAGTTACAGTCTGTAATCACAAGGGATATATCAGGCATGTTGTCACTGCTTACTTCTGATTTAGATGAGTACTTCAAGGAACATCTACTGGCTGCACCAAACAACCAAGAGCAGGTGGTATCTGAGACCTACAAAGAAGTTATTTTGACCAAAGAACCTCCTGTAAAAGAAACACTCCCACCTGAACAACATGAAATGTCACTGGAAGACATTGATTTAGATCCCGAGAGGAGAGTTTTGGATAGTGAAATACAGGCTCCTTCCATTGAAACTATGCATCTGAAAGGTTTTTCCTCTGAAGagggttgtgttgaaacaaCTATTCATGTTGAAAAGTCATATTTAACTGTTGGTGACCATAAAAACAATGACAAAGATGATCAAGGATTTGCTCATTCAGTCCAAACACACAGATACTTGCAGCAACTAAGTAGCTCTGGCAAACCACAACGGCCAGCCAGGTTGGAGAGCCTAAACTTTGTGGTCCCTGATGATCCAGCAAAGGAGCCATGTCATCCAGATTCACTTGAGGCAAGTcctcaggtggaggacagaTCCTCAAGGACAACCCCTGATTCAATTGAACCAGGCCCTGGAAGAGAATCTCCTTGTCCAGATTCTCTTGAAAGTAGCCccacacaaacaaagaaaacagaccTTCAGATGCCAGCAAGAGCAGCTCTGTATGAGGATTATGCCTCCCAGTTAGAAGCATGTTTTGCGTACAATAAAGATATTTACAAGGATGAAAGTGAGGAAGAACAGGAAAACAATGTCATCCAAATAGAAAGTGAAATTAAGCAAGACATGCATTTGGAATCATCAAAAGAAGGGAATGTTGATGTCATCTTTTCTGACCCCAAAATATGCAGCAGTGAGAGTCTGCACATACTAACAAGACAAGACTCTGAGGACAGAGATGACGATGAGGAGAATGACATAATCGATAAACAGTTAACACCAGAAGAAAAAATGGTTAAAACATTTGAAGAGATGGAACTGGAGGGTAAAGAAAAGTCATCCAATACTACACCTCTGGAGATGGATTTATCTCATCACGATGATGCAAATGTCAATTTGATGAGTCAGACGGAAGAAATTCCCACAAAGCTCAAAACTGCTCAATCAGTAAATGAGTCGCTGTGCTTATCAGGTGCCGACAGAGTTGAACATGATTTCAAaacagaggaggctgctgcacTTTCAGATTTTGTCTCTACATCAGAACATGAATCTCTTATTCTAGCATCTAAGGAGAAAGATCAAGCTTTTAATATGGAGACTGGGGCTACTGGGGAGAGAAACCTCAAAGAGGAACGGAAAACACTTCTTCTGTCACCTGATGAAAAATCCCCTGatgcatttcattttcaagAAGGAAAGTTGTTTGAAATGACCAGAGGGGGCGCAATTGATATGACGAGAAGAAGCTTTGAAGGAGATGAATGTGCATTTTTTCACATAGGAGAACTTCCAGTTGAAAAAGAAATGTCTGCACACACTGGAGAAGATCAACAAAGGTCTGCTGTTAAAGATTCAAACCTTCCGCCTCCATCAACTGCCGAGGATGACAAAATTGTTACTTTATTTGTCAAACCAAGTGAATCATCTCCAATTAATCTTGGAAGCTCTACAGAAGTTCAGCTTGGTTCTCCTTCCTGTGAAAGCTTTGGTCTGGAGTATTTTCAATCTACGGTAGCTGACCTTCAGTCAGACCCATCCATAACTGTCCATTTAATAGACTCAATGCAAAGACAACATTCTTCAGATTCATCTGACAATGAGAAAgagcaggaagatgaggaagatcaGTGTTCAGTCATAGAAAGTTCTTCTTCAGCTCAACAGTCAAACATCCAACCAGAGTTCCAAGAATCACCCAAAATCATAACAGCCGATGCAACTGAGCGAGCAACCATGAAGGAGTTGCAGGAGTATGAGCTAGAGGGAAAAGTAGAAGAAAAGTCAACTGTGGATCGGAGGTCTAGATCTGAGGCCGATAGTGACACAGGTAAAACCTCCATTACAGAAAGCAGGACTTACTCTGATGGTAGTGAACCAACTGATAAGTCAGAATTTTTAGCTTCTAAACTTTCTATCACGATGCCACAAAACCCTCCAACTCAAAGGGATGACATTCAAATCTCTAAGAACACAGACGCATCTATCAGGTCTCCTTTAGAGACTGGAGATATAAGCCGCTCAAATCGTAAGAGCCCAGATTCTGTTGTCTTCACTTATGACATCCTGCCTCCACGCAGTTCAGATTCTGATTACAATCCTTTGCTGGTTGTGAAACCATCTTCTGAGACAGAGGATGTATTTAAATCCCAGCCCCTCCAGGATGACATGGTGAAAACTCATTCCCAGATGATCATTGATGACCAAACAACAGAATTTCCCTCAG TGGATTGGGAGGATGATgctgacaggaaggaagagacTTTAGCAATCATTGCGGATCTCCTCGGCTTCAGCTGGACTG AGCTGGCCAAAGAACTGGAATTCAGTGAAAATGAAATTCAGTCAGTCCGAACAAGTAATCCTAATTCGTTGCAAGAACAGAGCCATGCCTTGCTGCAGCGCTGGGTTGAAAGGGAAGGCAAGCATGCCACAG AGGACTGTCTGATTAAGACCCTAACAAAGATAAATCGCATGGACATCGTCCATCTTATAGAAACCCAGATGAATAAATCAGTCCAAGAGCAAACATCTAGGACTTATGCAGAAATAGAGAAGACACTGGACCACAGTGAAG TGTCAGTAGCTCTGTCTTCAGTGCAAGAGGATGTAGAAAGCCCGAGAGTTGTGAGACTGGTGGAGTCAGACCGGAGACCACCTCCTGCTGTTTCCGAAGAGGATCTTTCAGTTGCTTCCCTATTGGACATTCCTTCTTGGGCAGAACCTGCTGGTCACTCTCACTCAGGGAGTGTGCACGGAGACCTGTTGGATGAACTGGAGATACCTCA TGAATTAAACCCAAATCAGTGGACTCCAGAAGATGTAGTTTCACGAGAACTTACAGCTTTCAACATTTCAGATGACAGA GCTGATGATTTGGCTGATCTTCCAACACAATCAGTGACAGAAGAAAAGTACAGGGATGAAAATGGACACATTGTTGTCAAGAAG ATTACCCGTAAAATTATTCGGAAGTGTGTTTCTGCGGACGGCATGGAAAGTGAAGAGGTATCATTTGGAGGAGATGCCCAGGTGTCCGTCACTGCACAAGAAGGGGATGGACACTCTAAAGTGGTGAAAAGGACTGTCCTCAAGAGTGAGGGGGGACACACAGAG GTGACGTTTACTGAAAGCAAAGGTTTTGCCTCTTCAAGACAAGAGGCAGCGGACGAGCTTAAGATCAGTCGTGTTGAAAGGTCCGTAGTGGTGGAGGGTAAAAGGGCGGTGACACACCCGGGGGATCAGTCGTCGACTTCTGACCTTCCCTCAGATTGTGACAACTTCAAACAG GCACTAGTGCACATAGGCGGGTGTAGTAGAATAGAGCGCCCTCGTGTGGTAGGGAGGGGAACTGTTAAAGAAGCTGGAACTGTGGTCAGGAG GGCCCACGTGCATAAAGGCAGCACCCTGAGAGGAGCAGTGGTGAAAGGAGCTGGGCAGCGCAAACGGGCCTCTATCGAGCACACGGACAAATCCAGAAAGAGGCCGAAAGGtgatctccagcagcatctccaacAGTTCTTTCACCACTACTGccaagaagagaaggagagcaaTGATGAGGAGGCGAAAGAGTAG